CACAATATAATCTTGTTGAGGTTAACAGAAGAAGAGCGTTTAATAAATATGAGCCATTTATTATGGCTGTGCAAGCTTCTCAGGTGTATTTTGAAACCTATCCTTCAGTAAAGAGGACACAAAATGATTGGTTAGCTGTTTGTCAAATAAAGGCACGTTCAATTGTAGATGTTCCAAATATAGTAGAAAAACCTCACACACTGAATGATCTAGCTTTTCAAGAGGATAACAGTCAAATGCATGAAATTGAGATTTGTGAAGATGAAACACCTTATATATTGAATGATCCAGATGGTATTTTTATTGAcatggaggaggaggaggaaggaGAGAGGGAAGAGGAAGAGAGGGAGATGGAAGAAAATGATGAGGCTAATGACAATGAtgatgaggaggaggaggatgTTGATGATGGGGGGGAGGAGGAtgatgaggatgaggatgaggatgaggatgaggatgaggatgaggaggatggtgatgatgatgatgatgaagatgacaACGAGGAAGGGAAAGAAgaatatgaacatcaaaacaaaaagagaagaaagtgtTGAGATTAATGTCActtgaagtttttaaatttagttTTTCTATTAATCTAAAGTTGAATGTACTGTTTTATGCTACAAGtgattttcattttcttagttttgctATTATATCTTGTGATTTGTGTTGGGCATCTTATATTATATATCTACAAAATGAACTAATACAATTTGAAtgtttgttgattttttatCAAGAACTTTGTTGCTGCAATTGTACAATGTCTAggtaattaaaatttaagaatatgAGTGATACGCCATCATCAAATGCTGGTTCTCCTACTGGTCCTTGTACTCCAACCACTCCTAGTACTCCAGATGTCTCTATTGGGTCTACTAGTTGCTCATCAACATCTGCTCGGTTGGTCATCTCAGTTGTAGTGGAAAAGTAAGAAAGATATTTTTGTATAGTTGAtctaattttttctaatataagTATTATGAAatgtgttaatttatttttaattttatttcagaTTCGTTCCTAATGGTCATTCTATCTCGAAGACCATCACAGAAACTTTCAAGGAACGACAAGATGCTACTGGCTACTCATGGAAGGATGTCAGTCAATCAACTCGTAAATTTTATTGGCATGAATTTTTGGTAACTATtgctttatatttaaaatttataagtaatttatttaatatatgtcTCTATGTGTTTATTTCactaagtaatttttttccaGAAATCATATCAGTGGAATCCTACTGAGAATTCTATAATGGAACGTACATGGAATAAGGTGGCATCCACTTTATACTCCAAGAAAATGTATATTTGGCGAAAAGGTACAGTCAAACCTAATTTTGTTTTGGAGGATATTTGGAGAAGTTGGAAGACGCATTGGGCCTCAGATGAATGGATGGATAAATCTCGTATCGCCACTCGAAATCGATGTAGTGAGACTGGTGGATTAGGCACTGGTCCAAGCAAGCATACCGGTGGTTCTAGATCAACAGTGGAGCATACTATAAAATTGGTACCAAATTTAACACtttctataatatttttctaatcgtatctcttattttaatattaaactctattttttagGCAATAGAATTACGTCGTCCACCAAATTCGTGGGATATATTTAAGAAGTTGCATAAAAGAAAGGATGGCAGCTTTGTTGATGCCAAGTCTAAATGCATTAATGTAAGTTGTGTGTGTTGCTCTTCTTTAACCAAACATTGTAGGACTGATCCTTATTTTGTGAagcttttaaaaaagaaaaaggtagaTTTTATGTAGTTGTGTGTGTTGCTATTAAGAAGATTTGCTATAATTGTTTGTGTTGCAATTGAGCAAATTTTTGGGGCAGCTCTTTGTGCTGTTTTGTTGGGCAATTTTGAAGCAGATTTTGTGCTATTATGGATAGATTTTGTGCCTTTTTTTGTGGCAGATTTTGTGGCAGTTCTTTGTGCTGCTTTGTGCAGCTCTTTGTGCTGTTTTTGGTGCTAATTTGAGCAGATTTTTATCATAGTTTTGATCATATGTTTTGCAGTTATTTGAGCAGTTTTTTAATGCAATTTGGAAGTAGATTTTGTGCCTTTTTTGATAGATTTTGTGCTATTTTTGGGGTAGATTTTGTGCTGTTTTTTTGTGCAGATTTTtatcttacttttttttatcaaatgttGAGTAGTTATTTGGACAGTTATTAATGCAATTTGAAGCAAATTGTgtgcctttttttttatatatattttatgccATATTGGGGGCAGATTTTGTTCTGTTTAAAGAGTTTGTGCTGTCTTTTGGGTGCATTTTTTTTACAGAGTTGCTAGAAGCAACTTAATATGCACATATTTGTGGAAAGCTTGAGTTTTTGGTGGttgattgtttgaaaatttCAGGATAAAATGGAGGTTGTCTTAGCTGCTGCTATTTCTAGCtcctcaaatgattcacaaGAAGTTCAAGAACTTGATATAAATAACTTATACTTTGATGTTGTGGGTGGAGAAAAAAAACGACGTGTGTATGGTTTAGGCTCTCAAGGTTTGGCGTTGTATCAAGATCAAAATTCTGTCACTTCGCGCAATTTACCTGCGGTGTCTGATGATGTTGCTGAAAAGCGCATTAAACTACTTGAGGAAGAAGTGTTGCATAT
This genomic stretch from Solanum stenotomum isolate F172 chromosome 10, ASM1918654v1, whole genome shotgun sequence harbors:
- the LOC125842527 gene encoding uncharacterized protein LOC125842527, translated to MEVVLAAAISSSSNDSQEVQELDINNLYFDVVGGEKKRRVYGLGSQGLALYQDQNSVTSRNLPAVSDDVAEKRIKLLEEEVLHMRENQERILQERLEAEVQQRVEHEVSRLRQQSDDRFKSMEERWSRMMSEMALSSRSSSNPSP